A region of the Candidatus Binataceae bacterium genome:
GTCGAGACGCGACACCGGACGACCGCGCGGCCGGAGATTCGTACTGGGCTTGGCTCGCCGTCTGGCTCGCTTTAGGCGTTATCACGCTGCTGGCGATTCATCGTTTGCGCGATTTTCCAGCGACGCTGAGCTGGCGCGCGGCCTTCGACGGTATCCGCGAAGTCTTACCCGCAACCGCATGGGCGGCGATCAAGGTCTGGCTCTTCTGGGGTCTGTGCATGATCCTGCTGGGCGGCGCCGCGCTGCGGCTCGATCCAGAGTTGCAAACGTCCGATGCGCTGCTGATCGGAGCAGCGGCGCCATGGGCGCTCGCGCCGATCCTCGGCAATATCCTGGGCCCGTTGAGCCTCTTCAACGCCGCTACGATCTGGGGTCTGATCGCGCTCCTCATCGCCTGGTTGTGGCGCAAACCGCCGTCGTTAAAATTCAGCCCGCTGAGCAGCGGGCAGAAGCTCGCCCTGCTCGCGACTGCTCTGCTGGCCGTCTCGTACATCCCTCTGCAGCTCGCCTCTCCGGTCCCGCCCTTCATGGACGTGCTCTCCTATCCCTCCTCCGTCCAACGGATCCTCACCTTCCGAGTCTATCTGCCCTTCGACAACGACCCTTACGGCTGCTGGGGACGTTACGCCGAAACACCTTTCCTCGAACTTTTCTACGCGATGCTGGCGCTCGGCAGCGGCACGCGACTGGCCGTTCTGACCGAAACCGCCGCGATGATGCCGATGGCGGCCTTGATGATTTTCGCGGCGTGGCGCCTGGGCAAGAGCTTGTTCGGCGACACTGCCGGCGGCTTCGCTGCGCTCCTGCTCTTCTCGACTGATTTGTTCCGGCGGGCTCAGGGGATGCGCGGCACGGCCGTCGATTTCGCCCTGATCGGGCTCGCGCTGGCATTTTTCCTCGATTTGAACCGACGCCGAATCACGCTCGCGGCCGGGGCACTGATGCTCGGAATCGGTGTCGGCTCCCATGCGATTATCGGCGCGTTCGGCCTGATCACGGCAGGTCTCGGCGTCCTGATGTGGCTGGTTGAGGGCGATTATCGGCGCTTCTTTGCCGGAGTGCTCGCCTTGTTCGGCGCGAGCTTGTGTGCATTTCCGGAGTTGCTAATCGGGCTGGATTGGCAAGTCCAGTATCCGATCTTGCCGCTGTTGTTGTTGAGCGGCCTTGGCCTGATTGTGACCGCTGCCGCCCTGCTCGCGCCGCAGCCGCAACGGCTTAAAGACCTCGATTTGCGAATCATCAACGCCGCCCTAATCGGGGCGCTGCTGCTGGCAGTGATCGCGCGTCATGCTTTCATATTTTACTCGTTTTACACGAAGGTCGGCTTGAACCTGCCGATGCTGTTCCTCTTCGGTTTCGGCGGGCTGTTCGCAACGCTCGGGATCATCACAGCCGAGCGTCCCTTGCGCGCGCGCTACGCGGGGATCGCCGCGGGCGCCTTGCTCCTCGGCGCGCTGGACGATTATCTCGACCCGGCGTTGCGCGCTCTCGGCCGGACCGCCGCCACCCGCATGATGACTTCCGATATCAGTATCAAGCTGACTGACTATTGGTGTCCGTACTTTCTAATCTTCCCGGCCGGACTATTATTTGCACTGGCGTATGATCGCTGGTCGCGCCCACTGACCTTCCTCGCGCTGATGACGCTCCTGATCTATCCGTGGCGGCGCAACACCGACCCGATCTACTATGACTCGCTCGAACATACGATCACCGAGCAATGGGCTTTTAATCTCGACACCGCTGCCGATGGCTATTGGGCGGGACATAGCGACCGCCGTTGGACTTTTGATGCTGACGAGATGGAACTGATCAAAACTCTTAACGCCGAAATTGCGGCCGGCCGGATCACGCCCGCAACTCATATCCTCCATCTCACTGAGAGCATCTCGTCATACTCTCTGGTGCAGTTTTCAATCCTTACCGGAATCAACGACGATCCGATTGAGTATCAACACGACCCCAACAACCAGTGGGAGGGCGGCAGCCGAGTGCGCGGACTGGATTCATTGCACGAAGCGATGGCCGGGTCACCGCCCTATATCCTGAGGCAGGATCCGCCGCCGCCCGGTTTCGGCGATCCACCAGCCGGCTACGACCGACTGTTAGACGGCGGCGCGCTGCAACTCTACCGCCGCCACGACCTCGCGACGATCAATGATCCACCGCGGCGCGGCCTGCTCCGGCGCTTCGGGTTGGGGGTTGTGCTTGGGTTGTGCGCAATCGTCGTTTTACTGGGGCCGAGACGTGAGCAGCCCGTCGTCGGCGCGCACGAAGCGCCGCTGGGTTGAGCCCGAGCGATGGCGCAACCATCCGCGATGAAGTAAAACCTCGATCAATCAGTTGCAGTAAGCTGGTTCCGCAACAGCGAAGGACAGTCCCATGGCGCAATATATCGAAGTCGAGCAGGCAATTCCGTTGACTGGGCTGCGCGTGGTGCTCACCCCCGGCGTCCCTGGACCGTGGAGCGAATCGGCCAAGGGCATACTTCACGTCAAGAAAATTCCCTATGTGAAAGTGCGGCAGATCATCGCGGCAGAGAATCCGGCGCTGCGGCAATGGACCGCGCAGGAGACCGCGCCCGCCTTCATCTACAACGACGAGCGGCCCCGCAGCCTGTGGAGCGATCAGCTCTATCTGGCCGAGCGCATTGCACCAACGCCCCCTCTAATCCCAGCCAGGCTTGACGAGCGGGCACAGATGTTCGGCCTCGCCAATGAGCTGTGCGGCGAAAACGGCTTCGGCTGGGCGCGCCGGCTGATGCTGCTGCACGAGAGCCTGAGCAATCCAAACTTACCCGAGGGCGGACGGAAATTCTCAACCTTCCTCGGCAACAAGTATGGCTATGCGCCTGAATTTGCTGCAGGCGCGCCGCTACGGGTCGCCGAGATTCTCGAGGCGCTCGCGCGGCAGCTCGCGGCGCAACGCCAGCGCGGCAGCCGCTACCTGATCGGTGACGCGCTCACCGCGCTTGACATCTACTGGGCCTGCTTCGCCGCTCTGATCCAGCCGCTGCCCGATGACCAATGCGCAATGACCAGCGCCTTTCGCAGTATGTACACCTGCGCCGAGCCAACCGTGATGCGGGCTGCGGATCCGGCGCTCTTCGCGCATCGCGACTTCATCTATCGCGAACATCTTGAACTGCCGGTGGACCTGTAGGGCCTACGCTAGCGCAGCAAAGCGGAGGGAGCAGGCGAGTCTGACCAAAGGCCGCGCTCGCGGACTCGCCCGCCCCCTGGAGCTGCGTCAAGATTCTAAGTTGAAATCTTTTTAATAGCCTGCTGTGGGACGGCAGTGCATGAACGACGAATCGATCTTCGCGCATCATACCGCCGTGCTGGACGACGTGCGGCTGCATTACGTAATCGCGGGACATGGCGAGCCGGTGGTCTTGCTGCATGGATGGCCGCAGACCTGGTTCGAATGGCGCCGGATCATTCCAGCGCTGGCGCAGCGTTATACCGTGATCGCGCCCGACATGCGCGGGCTGGGGGATTCCTCGCGCCCGGTGAGCGGTTACGACAAGCGCACCGTCGCGGGCGACATCCGTCAACTCGTGCACAAGCTCGGCCTCGAGAAGATTTTCCTGGTCGGCCACGATTGGGGCGGTCCGGTCGCCTACGCCTATGCCTGCGCCAATCCGTCCGAAGTGCGTAAGCTGGTTATCCTCGATGTCACGATTCCCGGCGAGGCCTGGGAGAAATTCCCGCAGATCACGCGTCGCGGCGGCATCTGGCATCTCGCATTTCACAGCGTCCGCGACCTGCCCGAGGCGCTCGTGGCGGGCCGCGAGCGTGCTTACCT
Encoded here:
- a CDS encoding alpha/beta hydrolase; translation: MNDESIFAHHTAVLDDVRLHYVIAGHGEPVVLLHGWPQTWFEWRRIIPALAQRYTVIAPDMRGLGDSSRPVSGYDKRTVAGDIRQLVHKLGLEKIFLVGHDWGGPVAYAYACANPSEVRKLVILDVTIPGEAWEKFPQITRRGGIWHLAFHSVRDLPEALVAGRERAYLSWFYRSAAYNPLAITEAEIDEYGRSYSAPGAMRAGFEYYRAIFADIDHNKENAKTKLKMPVLALGGERGFRNSPLRSMRELAEDVRGGLIERAGHWLAEERPDYLIEQLLAFFAEPA